From the genome of Anopheles funestus chromosome 2RL, idAnoFuneDA-416_04, whole genome shotgun sequence:
TCGAGCTGATGTCTTCATCGGAGAAGGTAACTGTGTCAACAGCCAGCCGGCGCAACGAAGTCGTATGGCAGATGAAACGACGCAAGCTAGGTTTCTGTATAGGACTGCTTAAAATCTCCAAACCCTGAAGATTTCCGAAGCTAGTGTCACCCGTAAACGTCAGTGAATCCATCATGTAGAAGTCGAGATCAATCAAGTTCGGACAGGAGCGCACGAGACGATCAATCTCCAGCGGTCCATATCCCTTGATTACGGTCAGATGGTACAGTGCTTTGCCGATGTGCTCCATCAAGCTAACTAACTCATATGAACTAAACTTGTACAACTTCAACCGGCGCAATTTGACCGCACTTAGCTTCTCCAGAATACCCGCCTCCGGTGAGTCGAGATAGATGTGTTCCAACCGTGGACAGGAGCGCACAATCGCATCCAACGTGGACGCATCCGTTTCCGTATCGTGCACATACACCAACCGGCACCGAAAGTTAGCATCCTTCTTGTCGATAATGTACTGCAAACTGCGGCCTACAAACGAGTACGATTGCAGCGTGGCTAAGTTGGGAAGGTTCTGCAGTAACAGTGCCACATCCGTGTGGCAAATGTTTTCCTCTCCGAGTGAACCAATGTCTACGTACGTGAGATGGTTTCGACATTCGCCATAGCAAAGATACTCAATGCCGATCTCCGTAATGTCCGTTTCGCCACTAATATCCAACTGTCTCATACATTGGCTATAGTCGGCGATGTGCTTCAGCAGGTTATCATTCGCAATGTGAGGGATGGTTAGTTTGGTCAGGTGCGGTAAACGCTTCACAATCTCAAACATGTAGCACATGCATTCTTCCTTCACCCAAACACCTTTCATGTTTAGCTGGCGCAATCCACGACCCTGCGCAGCGATCACCTGCAGTATACGCTCGTAGTACGCTAGTGGGAAGATCTCCGTCACCAGACACAGTACGCCATCGTTTAGGAGCATTTGCAAGCAGCAGAAACGCATCGACGCTTCGAGCGAATCCGAGCAAAGGATCACACGCAGCAGATCCTCATAGATGTTGCTCGTGGCACCCAGATTGTCCATGTACGAGTTGATCTCCACCATCAGCAGTGTGTAGTCGGGTGGAATGCCAAACGCATGGCTCGTCTGTACCATGGTACCGATCGCACCCACAATTGTACCAGCCAGCTCCGCCAACGTCAGTTCGCTCAGCGAGCGGACGGGCAGCTTCTTGGACATCTTGCTTCAAAACACCGAACCCCTTCTCTGGTCACTTAATTCACctacaacaaaagaaagatcTTCAAACTGTATTTATGCCGAGACAAGTGCTCACTTAATAATGTGTTGCTATTTTGCGTCTCaatagttttgcaaaaattgtcACCTTGCCGTTGAGGTCCAAATGtttcacaacaaaaatatttgccaCCTTGTAGGCATGCGCACTACGCCTTCCTTCGCCTTCCTTTTTGCTTATATAAGGCACGACAGATTACAGTGCCGGGTGTATGTGCTTTTCACCGTATCAAATCGAATAGACCAAGAAGTGCAAGATGTATCACGttctttttacaaaaactCACTATGAATAACGCATAAATCGTTATCTTCTAAGAGTTTCGCTACACACTACTTACTGTGTCTACCACAAACGGAATGGTCTGATAAAATTCGAACTCAGAACAGAACTGAAGATCGTGCGTGTATGCgactattatttttaaactatgcGCAGCGGATTGTTTGTACACAAACTGACCGTAATTCTTGCGCTTGCGTAGTAGAAACCAAATTGGCAAGAACGTGTTTCAGTTGGATTGACAGATTGTGCCTAGGTGATGTTGCTGTACATGTGATGACATGTTTCCTAGTCGCTTTGAACGTATCCAATAAGTCATTTTGTGTAAAAGAAGAAGTGGCTATgagcaaaaatttaaagaaacacATATCAATCCGAGgcaatatttcaatttcctcAATATATCGATCTAGCAAATATTTAGCAAGATCGAGCAACAGCAACGACCTCCGGATTCAGATCATTAAAGATCTTGGTACAAAGGAGCAGGTTATGCCACTGAACAATGAACAATTGCCCCTAATTcttataaaatagaaaaaacgcTAAAAATTCAGCTTCATGCAGTACTAAAGGTTCATCAGCGGATCGTATGTTAAGAATTAGTCGTCAAATAGGCAAAGATCTTTAAACAAGACAACTAGGATGAAAATGCCAAAAAATGTCTGAATCGCCGAAGCACCAGATCAAGAAATTGAGAATTTACTTCGAGCAGAATATTCTGCTTTGCACCTTATCTAAAACTTTTTATCCTGAACCTAGACAGTAACCAAAATTGTAACTATTCCTCTTAATAACCAAGTTGTTTcctcaaatttatttcaattccttATCAAAACACAACCCGATTTTTCACGTATAAAACGTTTAACTCGATGTAGATGATGATAAAATCCTtctaaataatgtttcaataaaattgtGCCGAAGTATTTTCGTTATCGCAGAAAAGGACATGCAAGCACATCGGTTCGGCACATTATCATGTCTAGATGTGTCTTGTTTCTTCACAATGCTTATTGTCCGCACCTTTTCAATAAGCTGTTCCACTGTCTGTTCACCCTTTTCACAAACTCACCAAAAAGTCACCCATTCCTGTACAGCAGCTCCAAACCAAATAACCGGTTCGCGTGCAAAAACGTGCTTCAGCTGCTACCGGTTGAAAGCAGCTGACTTGCTCACGTTCCATTTAGCGCCCGTTGAAGCACACTCATCGCACCTTCAAGCCCTTGCCAATTTTGTACACGATTGACCCTATTAAGCGTTCCTCACGCAGCTCATCTCATCGCTCTGCCAGCATACAAACTGCGTGATGCGTCATTAGACCACAACTTACCCATGGCCGTGGGTGTGAgatgcttttgtttggttgaacCGTTTAGTATGGTTAAAATGcccaaaaaatattcatttgagGCCattgttattatatttttttggcaGTTGGTTTTGGGTTCCCTTTTACATCAAGGCATTtgctcccccaaaaaacattcAGCAACCTATTGAATTGCGAATTTGGATGGTCAATTAAGTCAAGACACAGCTTGAGAGAGATTTTTCGGTGTCTTGAGCTTTACACAACAGAAGTGCCAGTATCCGGCAATTATACCATACCTGATGCGGGAAGCCTTCCCTGttcgaaacaaattaaaaccaacAGTCAACAATAGAACGAAAATTGGAATAGATATGTTCAATATTTGAATAGATAAAACATCTTTTCCCCCAACcgccaaaaaaaatccgtacACCATCAGCAACGGAATTGATATTGGACATAAGCAAACTAGCACCTTTCACACGGGTTTACGTACgcacataaatattttatcttcGCAATCTCGCAAAGTAGACCCGAGTAGGACGGTACGTGCCCGTACCGCACCACACAACAGTGGTCCATTAAATATATCCTTCTTGCCGATGCGATGGTTTAACTTTACAACGCCGTCAAAATTCGGAAGATCGGTAAACGACGTGTATGCGATGTCACCCTGAAGCTTCCACAAAGGCGACCTATTTTGGATACGTACGTAAAACCTCACCCGAAAGCTCTAGACGCAATCTGACCCCGCCATAGCCTAATAAGCGTCCCGGAACATGATACTTTACCGCAAGGATGTTGGAGGCGTACTACGCCATCTTGCCATCAGGCAGTTACCTCGCTAGGTTTCGAGTATAGCTACCCGTTGACGTTTATCGTGTCGATGTCCCAATGAATGGGTGATGCGCCACCGACTCCTTTCCCGCACatgcttttcttttacgaGCCACAAAACCCCGGCAAACGTTAAACCGCCTCAATAACCCACTCCCTATTTTGTCGGGTGGATTTTTTCCACGCTCAGCTCATTTGAGACATTTGAGCAGAAGCCTTTGCTCGTCCTGATGGTAAGCGTTTTTGTCCTGCTTTTAGTGAAATCGAACCCATCCATCTTCCTAGCTCAGCAGTTAACGATTGTTCGAACCAGCGAGGAACCCGGGACATGGTTCGCGGTGGTTCAGAAACCCGGTTCGGGATTCGAATTACAGCGTCGTCAGGTTGTCAACGGTGTTTATTTACGGCACTTTAACACAATCGAACTACCAGCAGATGAAATCAACTGCCGCCCGGAATCGAATAGCGGCGGTTGTTGGAGCATCGTGCACCGAACGTGCTGGAATCggagaaaatggagaaaaagaaaaactggaaCTGGAAAACCGGAAAAGCTTGTTGAATGACGTTTACGGGATGAACAACGGTCCTGCGCGTACGATACAAACGACACTACAGTATCTCCCACTCGACGAGCTTTCCATGGTCTCACACTGCTGCTCCTCTGCCGTATGCACTTGTTCTGTACGATTGGAAAGAAATTCGATAGGCCAAGGTGCGGACTCTGTTTCGCCATCGCCATCCGGTTCGTTGGAACGGGTCTGTAAAGCTGGGAATGGAAGCTTATCAACTCGACAGCTTGACGCATCCACCTTCCATTTGCTTCGATAGAAATGTCTTCGAAAGACAGTGAAGACGATAGACATATTAATTATGATTTAGACGTACTATTACAGCCGAGGTCATGCTGGAGTTGAGCTGTATTCCTGCGGGACAACGGCAAGTCACTGTTTCGAAATCGCTTCTTTTGATGAATGATgaccacacgcacaaacacacacaccggatGAAGACCCGGGCCAAGAATCTATCCCCAACAAGGCAACCATTTCCCTGTACGGCTTCACAAGTTTGGCGAGTCAGCACCATTCTCCACTCCCTGTGGCCCTATCTGGATGATGTGTTTATGATGAATGGAAATTAACTTTTCATCCTACACCTTCGACCTTAACCCGGTACAAACCATCGTGATCCTTGCACGCTTCCCACCATTTCCCCAGCACTGGTTCGGTGGGACCCGATGATTGATGCTGAGAAAACCGCCACACTAAGTACCAAGGTTCGAGACACCACCCTCCTCCACCAACATGATCCAGCCCAAAGGCaggagaactttttttttaatcgtttttactttttcactTCCACAGTCAAAAGCTACGccaaaaagggaggaaaagcCAACGTGGGGCGCAGCATTCTCGACATGAGGTAAAATTCCTTCCAGTCAACCATAAACCGTTCTGTTTATTCTTTGCCGAACTTTAAACGTTCGAACGAATTCTGCGGTCAATGCTGGAATGCCGTGCACACATACGTACGGGTACGAAAAACTTTGCCCAAACGGCCACCCGACGATTCCTTTGGTTCGTTGAAACGCAACTGGTGGATTGAGTGTTTCGGATTGAGCTACGGCAAACCGATTGCTGCATACCTTTCGTACCGAACTTTGTTTGGCCTCACGGACGATGGTTTGTAGCAGATTCACGGTTATCCGAATAAAGACGGAACCAGTGTACGAGTAGGTCGATCCATCTAGCGGACTCCGGAATAGTTTGCGTTAGAGTTTCAAGTGAAATTGCGGTATTTTGACGGAAGTGGAAAATGGTAAGGATGGGAACCCGTGCCCTTTTCGAGTCTTCTAAAGCACGAGTATGCTAGCAAATACTATTGCAACCTttggaatgtgttttaaacaaatctgGACAGGTattggtttgaatttttggcCAAGAGTTGCAATTGATTGCTATTCTTCAAACGATGCCCTGCTTTCTTTGATACGAGTGAGTAGACATTTATACAATGAAACTGTGTTCTTTAGCTAATCTAAATATTATTTCCATGTATGGCATGTCTCTTAGCGCCGTTATGTCTTTAATTGGGACATACGGTTGCCTGATACTTGTCTTTACAAGTCTTTACATGACCACAGAACGGCCTATGTAGCAGCCGAAATCTTTCGTTCGAACCAGGTTTAAACGCTGAAGTTGACCGTCCAACGAAAAATGGTTAGATCTGATCATGCGTATGAACACTCTACGTTCAGGGAACTCTTCAAATCAGGGAAACTTTTGGAGGTATCGAATAGAGATATATCCATAGGTCATCTGGTTcgcataaattttacaaacaggCTATACATAATTCCTGGATAGAATTGACATACTCTTCATAGAGGATAGTCCTATCATACAAGTCACCGTCAGAAGCGCATCCTTTTCCAAATTTATCCGCTTCCTCATTGCCAGTAATACCAGAATGAAAGAGTCTTTTCAAACAAGAAGCTTAGGAGTTCTAGAATTTTATATTCTACATAGTCTAAGCTATGTTTTGAGTACTTCCACAGCATTGAGTCTGtctgtgaaaataaaattcgcATCTGGTGGTCTATAAGTAATAGAGAGTACTTAAAATATTACCGCTGGCTCAGGAATAGACATTGAGCACGGTTGCCTTGTCCATACGAAAATGCTGTGAATTGCTATCTAGGCGtaaaaaatcttccaaaccATCCACAAATTTATGAGAGATGTGCTAAACCTTATATATTTTGACGATGATGCTGGTAAGAATAAATATTGTAGAGCTAGAATTTGATCATAAAGGCTTGTTAATGGCAAAAGCTCATACGAGTGTAGTGTTAGATCATTCTCTTCGCACTACGGCAATGCAAATAATGGTCCAGTTCGCAAATGAAACTACATTACTCTCATTCCTTTTAAATGTTGTAATGCATTGTAATACGTTCCATTACCATAAGCACTAGCAGAAATGGTCTATCACAAAACATCACACTAGGTGGTAAATGACTGCTTTCCATCCATAGCACCAATATCGCTAAGAGCAATGCATTTAACCATCGGTTGCACCATTGCACCGGACCCATTTGCACTGTTGGTTGCTTGtagcagaaaaataaaaagactGTCGGCATCATCACGCAGTAGTCGAAACTGATCGCACCAAATTGGCAGCCGACAAGCGCCCTCGAGCATTTCAACCGATCGATCAAGAACCTTTTTGCATACTGCACCCTTCACCTTGTCCCTTTCAGCATGACTCTTGTTCCGaaatgtgtgtatgcgtgtgtgtgtctgtaggtCATTATCGTTGGCACGCAAAATGGCCAGAACTCGCTAAACTGAGAACAAAGTGAGACGCGAAACATGGGCTATCATACGCGCAACTACCATTGCACTGAATTGTTTGCCCTCGGGATGGATGAAAGCGTTCCGTAATTACCACACCGCTCGCGTAAGGAACGGGATTCGAGGCTAACTTTTCAGCATCGTTGCCACTGCTGAATGATGATTTTCGGCAGCGTGGTGAAGTGGTATTCGCGCATTTGCTGACGATGCACCGTGGCGCCCTGTGTGCCAATCTCATGC
Proteins encoded in this window:
- the LOC125775222 gene encoding uncharacterized protein LOC125775222 isoform X2; translation: MSKKLPVRSLSELTLAELAGTIVGAIGTMVQTSHAFGIPPDYTLLMVEINSYMDNLGATSNIYEDLLRVILCSDSLEASMRFCCLQMLLNDGVLCLVTEIFPLAYYERILQVIAAQGRGLRQLNMKGVWVKEECMCYMFEIVKRLPHLTKLTIPHIANDNLLKHIADYSQCMRQLDISGETDITEIGIEYLCYGECRNHLTYVDIGSLGEENICHTDVALLLQNLPNLATLQSYSFVGRSLQYIIDKKDANFRCRLVYVHDTETDASTLDAIVRSCPRLEHIYLDSPEAGILEKLSAVKLRRLKLYKFSSYELVSLMEHIGKALYHLTVIKGYGPLEIDRLVRSCPNLIDLDFYMMDSLTFTGDTSFGNLQGLEILSSPIQKPSLRRFICHTTSLRRLAVDTVTFSDEDISSMVIEHDFYQLEDVWFTSAPYLSIASVEILMDRCPELQSVGQLSGWALTPDDVTLLRGILKSCNSSLMIQSL
- the LOC125775222 gene encoding uncharacterized protein LOC125775222 isoform X1; translation: MSKKLPVRSLSELTLAELAGTIVGAIGTMVQTSHAFGIPPDYTLLMVEINSYMDNLGATSNIYEDLLRVILCSDSLEASMRFCCLQMLLNDGVLCLVTEIFPLAYYERILQVIAAQGRGLRQLNMKGVWVKEECMCYMFEIVKRLPHLTKLTIPHIANDNLLKHIADYSQCMRQLDISGETDITEIGIEYLCYGECRNHLTYVDIGSLGEENICHTDVALLLQNLPNLATLQSYSFVGRSLQYIIDKKDANFRCRLVYVHDTETDASTLDAIVRSCPRLEHIYLDSPEAGILEKLSAVKLRRLKLYKFSSYELVSLMEHIGKALYHLTVIKGYGPLEIDRLVRSCPNLIDLDFYMMDSLTFTGDTSFGNLQGLEILSSPIQKPSLRRFICHTTSLRRLAVDTVTFSDEDISSMVIEHDFYQLEDVWFTSAPYLSIASVEILMDRCPELQSVGQLSGWALTPDDVTLLRGILKSCNSSLVLKPFQSRRKARHAVSWIVVRRD